In a genomic window of Roseiflexus castenholzii DSM 13941:
- a CDS encoding hydantoinase B/oxoprolinase family protein encodes MTIMTDTTASAGIGWNGRTLRSMLEESERLFAETGRYYGIERLTLKEEDPIRYEKLFSRLRGGMVNARETALNISASPIVREIGELCFALYTPEGDSITLSTGIMVHVHTMSDAIKWMIRNNYEENPGIEDGDIFCNNDAFIGDVHNADVQDILPIFWEGELIGWAAGVTHVIDVGAPLPSGMPMGPIHRYEDGFMLSAQKVGSKNRLHRDYVLRCQTAVRLPFYWMLDQQTRIAGCQMIKEAVHRVIREEGIETYKRFIREVIEDGRRSFVQRVRELTIPGTYSVPSFMDVTFGGEAGRLSPEAAKDTLMHAPLTVEIGSKGEFKVSFEGASKWGYHSFNAPPSAMQGGLWVLLTQTLVPNDKVNDGAYFAIQNNLPYGSWANPDNKFCSVSIAWVYLIPGYSGIFRALSMAYVGRGYLEEVIAGYPGTWNMTQGGGPNHYGQPGAWTNFEMSSCGTSARYVMDGEDTCAAMWNPEGDMGDVEAWEILEPLLYLSRRIRPNSFGPGKFRGGSGFESIRMVYNTPTQVLYNLGEGNVFLGTGLFGGYPAFAGYRQSVKHTDMARRIAHQLPYPISDEDPENSQMVAHVEGVLERDKRTIHLPDPHAEYDLYLSVLRGGNGLGDVLERDPAAVVRDLNEGYLLPRFAASTYGVVAFQNAAGEWELDAEATEERRAAMRRERIEQSIPVDEWMAQQRTRVVQKNFIEPVRQMYQESMSLSPTWAAHFRSFWGLDDDWSL; translated from the coding sequence ATGACCATCATGACCGATACGACTGCCAGTGCCGGCATTGGCTGGAACGGGCGAACGCTTCGATCAATGCTGGAAGAGAGTGAGCGCCTCTTTGCCGAAACCGGGCGCTACTACGGCATTGAACGCCTGACGCTCAAGGAAGAAGACCCGATCCGCTACGAGAAACTCTTCTCGCGTTTACGCGGCGGCATGGTTAATGCCCGCGAGACGGCGCTGAACATCTCGGCATCGCCTATCGTGCGCGAGATCGGCGAACTCTGCTTCGCCCTCTACACCCCCGAAGGTGACAGTATCACCCTCTCGACCGGGATCATGGTCCACGTGCATACTATGTCCGACGCGATCAAGTGGATGATCCGCAACAACTACGAAGAGAATCCCGGCATCGAAGATGGCGACATTTTCTGCAACAACGATGCCTTCATTGGTGATGTGCATAACGCCGATGTCCAGGATATTCTGCCGATCTTCTGGGAGGGCGAACTGATTGGTTGGGCGGCTGGTGTGACTCATGTGATCGATGTCGGCGCACCATTGCCCTCCGGCATGCCGATGGGTCCAATCCATCGCTACGAAGACGGCTTCATGCTTTCAGCGCAAAAAGTCGGCTCGAAGAACCGATTGCACCGCGACTATGTGCTGCGCTGTCAGACCGCCGTGCGATTACCGTTCTACTGGATGCTCGACCAGCAGACACGGATCGCCGGTTGCCAGATGATCAAAGAAGCCGTCCATCGAGTCATCCGTGAAGAAGGCATCGAGACCTACAAGCGGTTTATTCGTGAAGTGATCGAAGATGGGCGCCGGTCGTTTGTCCAGCGCGTCAGGGAGTTGACCATCCCCGGCACGTACAGTGTGCCGAGTTTTATGGATGTGACGTTCGGCGGCGAAGCAGGGCGGTTGTCGCCAGAGGCGGCGAAAGACACGTTGATGCACGCACCGCTGACCGTGGAGATCGGGTCCAAAGGCGAATTCAAGGTCAGTTTCGAGGGGGCGAGCAAATGGGGCTACCATTCATTCAACGCTCCGCCGAGCGCGATGCAGGGCGGGTTGTGGGTGTTGCTGACCCAGACGCTCGTGCCCAACGATAAAGTCAATGATGGCGCCTACTTCGCCATCCAGAATAACCTGCCTTACGGTTCGTGGGCGAATCCCGATAATAAGTTCTGCTCGGTCAGCATTGCCTGGGTCTATCTCATCCCCGGCTATTCCGGCATCTTCCGCGCCTTGAGCATGGCGTATGTCGGTCGAGGATACCTGGAAGAGGTCATTGCAGGGTACCCGGGCACCTGGAATATGACGCAGGGCGGGGGACCCAATCATTACGGTCAACCCGGCGCCTGGACCAACTTCGAGATGAGTTCGTGCGGCACATCGGCGCGGTACGTCATGGATGGCGAGGATACCTGCGCCGCCATGTGGAACCCGGAAGGCGATATGGGCGATGTCGAAGCCTGGGAAATCCTCGAACCACTGCTTTACCTTAGTCGACGCATCCGTCCCAATTCGTTCGGACCGGGCAAGTTCCGTGGCGGCAGCGGCTTCGAGTCCATTCGAATGGTCTACAACACCCCCACTCAGGTGCTCTACAATCTCGGCGAAGGGAATGTCTTCCTCGGCACAGGTCTCTTCGGCGGCTATCCGGCGTTCGCCGGCTATCGCCAGAGTGTCAAGCATACCGACATGGCGCGCCGCATCGCCCACCAACTGCCGTATCCGATCAGCGACGAGGACCCTGAGAACAGCCAGATGGTCGCGCACGTCGAAGGCGTGCTCGAACGCGATAAGCGCACCATTCACCTGCCCGATCCGCACGCAGAGTACGACCTCTATCTGAGCGTTCTGCGCGGCGGCAACGGCCTGGGTGATGTGCTGGAACGCGATCCGGCGGCAGTGGTGCGCGATTTGAACGAGGGGTATCTGCTGCCGCGCTTTGCCGCGAGCACCTATGGCGTGGTTGCGTTCCAGAACGCTGCGGGTGAATGGGAACTGGACGCCGAGGCGACCGAAGAACGCCGGGCTGCCATGCGGCGCGAGCGCATCGAGCAGAGCATACCGGTGGACGAGTGGATGGCGCAGCAGCGAACCAGGGTTGTGCAGAAGAATTTTATCGAGCCGGTGCGGCAAATGTACCAGGAGAGCATGAGTCTCAGCCCAACATGGGCGGCACACTTCCGCTCGTTCTGGGGACTGGACGATGACTGGTCACTGTAA
- a CDS encoding hydantoinase/oxoprolinase family protein, with product MSNGMGSRPRILAIDAGGTMTDTFIINERGEFVVGKAQTTPHDESIGFLNSARDALHYWGMSVEEAFGAMVSGIYSGTAMLNRLLERKGRKVGVIVTAGMEDYLRMERAIQTYLGYSYSDRLHIVTHRHNPPLVPRQRIFGVRERIDVFGKVAIPLYEHEARAAVEQLLTMGVDSIVVNLIYSFKNPAHEQRVREIAEEVMAAEGRRIPIYLSSELYPLRADFPRLNATLLEAYAAEPSREQLQKVRDVTRAHGATFDLRVMASHGGTISIDARELARTLISGPIGGVIGAKYLAERIGVHNVACTDIGGTSFDIALITDGEFQIKNVPDVARFLLNIPLVQIDSVGAGTGSFVRVNPGNRRIEIGPDSAGARVGVCYPEGGVDTVTISDCNVVLGYLNPDNFLGGEVRLDRQRAIAAVQQQIAEPLGLDVYAAAAGVIELFEDNLKNNLLGRIIGKGYGPENYTLLSYGGGGPLHVGGYSAGLNFEDVLIPTWAPGFSAFGCACGDFEYRYDRSIDLPIFPGIDDTARMQLGAVINAAWDALADQVAAEFAKSGISREQIDFKPAIRMQYYGQLNDLEFRSPVRRIEEPGDILQLLRAFDDLYAKIYYNAARTPDFGYLATRAIMTGSVDVEKPALPHRAETGIVPDPEAQISIREVYWKGAWVPTPIFAMDRLHAGNRIVGPAIIEAPACTLVVPPDRQVWLDRNDIFHMRPA from the coding sequence ATGAGCAACGGCATGGGGTCTCGTCCACGCATTCTGGCCATTGATGCTGGAGGCACGATGACCGACACGTTCATCATCAATGAACGTGGAGAATTTGTCGTCGGCAAAGCCCAGACCACCCCGCACGACGAGTCGATTGGCTTTCTCAACTCGGCGCGCGACGCGCTGCACTATTGGGGCATGAGCGTCGAAGAAGCCTTCGGCGCCATGGTCAGCGGCATCTACTCCGGTACCGCAATGCTCAACCGCCTGCTCGAGCGCAAAGGGCGCAAGGTCGGAGTCATCGTCACCGCCGGGATGGAAGACTATTTGCGCATGGAGCGCGCGATTCAAACCTATCTGGGATACTCCTATTCGGATCGTCTCCACATTGTCACTCATCGCCACAACCCGCCGTTGGTCCCGCGTCAACGCATCTTTGGCGTGCGCGAGCGGATTGATGTCTTTGGCAAAGTCGCCATCCCACTCTATGAGCACGAAGCGCGAGCAGCCGTGGAACAGTTGCTGACGATGGGCGTGGACTCAATCGTCGTTAATCTGATTTATTCTTTCAAGAATCCAGCGCACGAGCAGCGGGTGCGAGAGATCGCCGAAGAAGTGATGGCAGCGGAAGGTCGTCGTATACCGATCTACCTGTCGTCCGAACTCTATCCATTGCGCGCCGATTTTCCTCGCCTGAACGCGACGCTCCTCGAAGCCTATGCCGCTGAACCGTCACGGGAACAATTACAGAAGGTGCGCGACGTGACCCGCGCCCATGGAGCAACGTTCGACCTGCGGGTCATGGCCAGCCATGGCGGCACCATCTCGATAGATGCGCGCGAACTGGCGCGCACCTTGATCTCCGGTCCGATCGGGGGCGTCATCGGGGCAAAGTATCTGGCTGAACGGATAGGGGTGCACAACGTCGCCTGCACCGATATTGGCGGCACATCCTTCGATATTGCGCTGATCACCGATGGCGAATTTCAGATCAAGAATGTGCCGGATGTGGCGCGCTTTTTGCTCAATATTCCGCTGGTGCAGATCGACTCGGTTGGTGCAGGCACCGGCTCATTCGTGCGTGTCAACCCAGGCAACCGTCGCATCGAGATCGGCCCCGACAGCGCCGGCGCACGAGTTGGCGTCTGTTACCCGGAAGGGGGTGTAGATACGGTCACCATCAGCGATTGCAATGTCGTGCTCGGCTATCTTAACCCCGACAACTTCTTGGGTGGCGAAGTCCGGCTCGACCGGCAGCGCGCAATCGCGGCAGTTCAGCAACAGATCGCCGAACCACTCGGGCTTGATGTGTATGCTGCGGCAGCGGGCGTGATCGAGTTGTTTGAGGATAATCTGAAGAACAATCTGCTGGGGCGGATCATTGGCAAGGGATACGGTCCTGAAAACTATACATTACTCTCCTACGGCGGCGGCGGGCCGCTGCACGTGGGCGGATATTCGGCAGGACTCAACTTCGAAGATGTGCTCATCCCCACCTGGGCGCCGGGCTTCTCGGCGTTCGGATGTGCATGCGGCGATTTTGAGTATCGCTATGATCGCTCGATTGACCTGCCGATTTTCCCCGGCATCGACGATACCGCCAGAATGCAACTCGGCGCGGTGATCAATGCCGCATGGGACGCTCTCGCCGATCAAGTGGCCGCCGAGTTCGCCAAGAGCGGCATTTCCCGCGAGCAGATCGACTTCAAACCGGCCATCCGCATGCAGTACTACGGGCAACTCAACGATCTGGAGTTTCGTTCGCCGGTACGACGGATCGAGGAACCGGGCGATATTCTTCAGTTGCTCCGCGCTTTCGATGACCTCTATGCCAAAATCTACTACAACGCAGCGCGCACGCCCGATTTCGGCTATCTGGCGACCCGGGCGATCATGACCGGCTCGGTGGACGTGGAAAAACCTGCGCTGCCGCACCGTGCCGAGACAGGAATCGTTCCCGATCCAGAAGCGCAGATCAGCATCCGCGAGGTCTACTGGAAGGGCGCCTGGGTCCCCACGCCGATTTTTGCGATGGATCGCCTGCACGCTGGCAACCGGATCGTCGGACCGGCAATTATCGAAGCGCCGGCGTGTACGCTGGTCGTCCCGCCCGATCGACAGGTGTGGCTGGACCGGAATGACATTTTTCATATGCGGCCGGCATAA
- a CDS encoding AraC family transcriptional regulator codes for MERHNDVELALWSYGAVEVAWLEQAMHLAPASPSAMRVAALFAQGGVVRIRGAAVERINGSDPLAGTKTYQGSTASDRDRRGIAAPCYDGLELEPGAGWLWSGRAPLTIMPHPPGGALLAVLPATTLMARLGNVDALTGRILSVVQGCGAVCVQLLSALVLQAPLLSAGQRLILGDGALDAIIVWLRGEQTTDDHLSTRRRELLNAIYSYIDHRLEDYQLCPRVIADRFGVSVRYLHMLFAATGITVTRWITIRRLEVIRSELLRCGGDHGSIRDIATRWGFHDLSRFSRVFRQHFGEPPSVYVRRRVGIR; via the coding sequence GTGGAGCGACACAACGATGTGGAGCTGGCCCTGTGGAGCTACGGGGCAGTTGAGGTGGCATGGCTGGAACAGGCTATGCACTTGGCGCCTGCGTCGCCGTCCGCAATGCGCGTTGCGGCACTGTTTGCTCAGGGAGGGGTGGTACGCATCAGGGGCGCAGCGGTGGAACGCATCAACGGTTCTGATCCCCTGGCGGGGACGAAGACATACCAGGGGAGCACAGCCTCTGACCGAGATCGCAGAGGAATCGCTGCGCCTTGTTACGATGGTCTCGAACTCGAACCAGGCGCCGGATGGTTGTGGAGCGGGCGCGCGCCGCTGACGATTATGCCGCACCCTCCCGGAGGCGCGCTGCTGGCAGTGCTTCCGGCCACGACACTAATGGCGCGGCTTGGCAACGTGGATGCGCTGACGGGGAGGATTCTGTCGGTTGTGCAGGGATGCGGCGCTGTCTGCGTTCAGTTGCTGTCAGCCCTTGTTCTGCAGGCGCCACTGCTCAGCGCCGGACAGCGCCTGATCCTGGGAGACGGCGCTCTCGATGCAATCATCGTATGGCTGCGCGGTGAGCAGACCACAGACGATCACCTGTCAACACGCCGCCGTGAGTTGCTCAACGCAATCTACTCCTACATTGATCATCGTCTTGAGGATTATCAACTGTGCCCGCGCGTTATTGCCGACCGATTCGGTGTCTCCGTTCGCTATCTGCACATGCTCTTCGCGGCGACCGGTATCACCGTCACCCGCTGGATCACCATTCGCCGTCTGGAGGTCATTCGGAGCGAATTGCTCCGTTGCGGCGGCGACCACGGCAGCATCCGCGACATTGCCACACGTTGGGGCTTTCACGATCTGTCGCGCTTCAGTCGCGTCTTCCGGCAGCACTTTGGCGAGCCGCCGTCGGTTTATGTACGTCGGCGTGTGGGGATAAGGTGA
- a CDS encoding TrkH family potassium uptake protein, with translation MPAALRLVIGLAILVTVGTLTLMLPWMGAQRPLTWNEALFTAVSALSVTGLSIITPVSDLSLAGQIVLLLLIQIGGVGFMVMAVIVFQLLGRRITLTDRLALTDSMGLLVPGAIVQLVRRVLLTVLLIETIGAALLWIHWRDMLGPERALLYAIFHSVSAFCNAGFDLFSGLPQHPYGIPNDSTSLAILGTLIFLGGLGIPVLAELLTFWRIRFSLHTRITLTVVLTLVSIGAGGLFLTEQQPGHPLANESLERQIALALFQSISTRTAGFSAFQPLDELSPAGRLLTIVLMFIGCAPASMGGGITTGTFAVLMLAVGAYARGLASPQIGGRTLAPQTVRKAAAILTVSLLVVLTATWLILITHEASLDDALFEVVSAFATCGLSLQLTGELNLFGQLVICVMMFWGRLGALTLVVALAHQRPQLVTYPEEQVLIG, from the coding sequence ATGCCGGCTGCGTTGCGCCTGGTGATCGGGCTGGCGATCCTGGTGACGGTCGGCACGCTGACCCTGATGCTGCCATGGATGGGCGCTCAACGTCCACTCACATGGAATGAGGCGCTCTTTACTGCGGTTTCAGCACTCAGTGTCACCGGTCTGTCTATCATCACTCCGGTCTCCGATCTCAGTCTTGCCGGTCAGATCGTGCTGCTGCTGCTGATCCAGATCGGCGGCGTCGGGTTTATGGTCATGGCGGTCATTGTCTTTCAGTTGCTGGGAAGACGAATCACCCTCACCGATCGCCTGGCGCTGACCGACTCGATGGGATTGCTGGTGCCCGGCGCGATTGTGCAACTGGTGCGGCGCGTGCTGCTGACGGTCTTGTTGATCGAGACGATTGGCGCTGCCTTGCTCTGGATTCACTGGCGCGACATGCTGGGACCGGAACGCGCTCTGTTGTATGCGATCTTTCACTCGGTCTCCGCCTTTTGCAACGCCGGTTTCGACCTGTTCAGCGGGTTGCCGCAGCACCCCTACGGCATTCCCAACGATAGCACCTCACTGGCGATCCTGGGGACGCTCATTTTCCTCGGCGGGTTGGGCATCCCGGTGCTGGCGGAATTGCTCACGTTCTGGCGGATACGCTTCTCTCTGCATACGCGCATCACGCTGACCGTCGTTCTCACGCTGGTCTCGATTGGCGCCGGCGGGCTTTTTCTGACCGAACAACAACCCGGTCATCCGCTGGCAAACGAGTCGCTGGAGCGCCAGATTGCGCTGGCGCTCTTTCAGTCAATTTCGACGCGCACTGCCGGATTCAGCGCCTTTCAGCCGCTCGATGAGTTATCCCCCGCCGGTCGATTACTGACGATTGTGCTGATGTTCATCGGGTGTGCGCCGGCATCGATGGGAGGCGGCATTACGACAGGGACGTTTGCAGTGTTGATGCTGGCAGTGGGCGCCTATGCGCGCGGCCTGGCATCACCACAGATTGGCGGGCGCACCCTGGCGCCGCAGACGGTGCGTAAGGCAGCCGCCATTCTGACGGTGTCGCTCCTGGTGGTGCTGACGGCAACCTGGTTGATCCTGATCACGCACGAGGCCTCGCTCGATGATGCTCTGTTCGAGGTGGTATCGGCGTTTGCGACCTGCGGCTTGTCACTACAATTGACCGGCGAGTTAAACCTCTTTGGTCAACTGGTGATCTGTGTGATGATGTTTTGGGGCCGGTTGGGCGCTCTGACGCTGGTTGTGGCGCTGGCGCACCAGCGCCCGCAACTGGTGACATACCCGGAGGAGCAAGTGCTCATCGGGTGA
- a CDS encoding potassium channel family protein, translating into MPRLNGKPEFAVIGLGRFGSSLALTLAERGFSVLGIDRDRAIVQSLADRLTQTVALDSTDEHALRAVDIPSFDTVVIAIGSNFEANLLTTVAVKSLGVPHVICKATTDRQRTILLRVGADRVILPEHEAGCRLAQELAAPGMVDQIALGVEHSITELRVPSSFVGHTLRECDLRRRYGVTVLAVKRGEHLTVFPAPDFTFAHGDLLAVIGENQSVARIAELK; encoded by the coding sequence GTGCCGCGCCTCAACGGAAAACCCGAGTTTGCCGTGATCGGTCTTGGGCGATTCGGCAGCAGTCTGGCATTGACGCTTGCCGAACGCGGGTTCAGCGTTCTGGGGATCGACCGCGACCGCGCAATCGTCCAATCACTTGCCGATCGTTTGACCCAAACCGTTGCGCTTGACTCGACCGATGAGCATGCGTTGCGCGCCGTTGATATTCCTTCCTTCGATACCGTTGTCATCGCTATCGGATCGAACTTCGAGGCGAACCTGCTGACGACCGTGGCGGTCAAATCTCTGGGTGTGCCCCACGTCATCTGCAAAGCGACGACCGATCGCCAACGCACCATCCTGCTGCGGGTCGGCGCCGACCGCGTCATTCTGCCGGAGCACGAAGCTGGCTGCCGTCTGGCGCAGGAACTCGCCGCGCCGGGCATGGTCGACCAGATTGCGCTGGGTGTCGAACACAGCATTACCGAATTGCGCGTCCCGTCGTCGTTCGTCGGCCACACATTGCGCGAATGTGATCTACGTCGCCGGTACGGGGTAACGGTTCTGGCAGTCAAACGCGGCGAGCATCTGACGGTCTTTCCGGCGCCGGATTTTACCTTTGCGCATGGCGACCTGCTAGCGGTCATCGGTGAAAATCAGAGCGTTGCACGGATTGCCGAGCTGAAATGA
- a CDS encoding Lrp/AsnC ligand binding domain-containing protein — protein sequence MLARAYVLIEAEAGQVSSVLATLRAIKGITLADPVTGPYDIIVTIEVPDQRDIGRLVMNELHGIPGIKRTVTCLAI from the coding sequence ATGCTTGCCAGAGCCTATGTCCTGATCGAAGCCGAAGCTGGCCAGGTGAGCTCCGTGCTCGCCACGTTGCGCGCCATCAAGGGCATCACGCTTGCCGATCCGGTGACCGGTCCATACGACATTATCGTGACAATCGAAGTGCCCGACCAGCGCGATATCGGTCGTCTGGTGATGAATGAACTGCATGGCATTCCGGGGATCAAGCGCACGGTAACATGCCTGGCGATCTGA
- a CDS encoding long-chain-fatty-acid--CoA ligase, whose protein sequence is MNNSVDRPWFASYEPNVPRSVEIPNVTLNYFLAESTRKYPYNTATNFVLSYLARGLYTVGGKMTYQKLNEMVDRFANALYQLGVRKGDRVALMLPNSPHYVIAFFASMRIGAIVVNNNPTYTARELKHQLVDSGSETIVLLNLFYPRLQEIRAETPLKRVIVAHIYDTLGPLSRFLVHAKQSKQPDWVDVSHDSSVYLFQHLLERYGPNPPTVDVQPEDVALFQYTGGTTGLPKAAMLTHRNLVANTVQVASWLTKTDYGAEKMMCAIPFFHVYGMTVAMIYGLYLGGELTIVPNPRELDHVMDVMQRERSTLFPGVPAMYIRIVNHPRINEYDLKSIKACISGSAPLPIEVQEKFGQITGGRLVEGFGMTELSPVSHCNPVFGKRKKGSIGIPLPDVDAKIIDLETGEDIPFGSDKEGELVVKGPMVMKGYWNRPEETEATFTPDGWLRTGDICKVDEEGYFYIVDRKKDMMIASGYKVLPRDVEEVLFTHPKVLEAVVVGIPHPTRGDDTIKAFIVLKPGESATPDEIREFCKQHLAPYKVPREVEFRAELPKTMVGKVLRRVLIEEEKAKLAGAPAMETAGASSARG, encoded by the coding sequence ATGAACAACAGTGTGGATCGACCCTGGTTTGCGAGTTATGAGCCGAATGTGCCGCGTTCTGTCGAAATCCCCAACGTCACGCTGAACTACTTTTTGGCGGAGAGTACGCGAAAGTACCCGTACAACACAGCGACCAATTTTGTGTTGAGCTACCTGGCGCGCGGTCTGTACACCGTCGGTGGCAAGATGACCTACCAGAAGCTCAACGAAATGGTCGATCGCTTTGCCAATGCGCTCTATCAACTGGGGGTGCGCAAGGGCGATCGCGTCGCGTTGATGCTGCCCAATTCGCCACACTATGTGATTGCGTTCTTTGCGTCAATGCGCATTGGCGCGATTGTCGTCAATAACAATCCAACGTACACTGCGCGTGAACTGAAGCATCAACTGGTCGATAGCGGCTCTGAGACGATTGTGCTGCTGAACCTGTTCTATCCGCGGTTGCAGGAAATCCGTGCTGAAACGCCGCTCAAGCGCGTGATTGTGGCGCATATCTACGATACGCTTGGTCCGCTGTCGCGCTTCCTGGTGCATGCCAAACAGAGCAAACAGCCCGATTGGGTCGATGTCTCGCACGACTCGAGCGTCTATCTGTTCCAGCATTTGCTCGAACGCTATGGACCCAATCCGCCAACGGTCGATGTGCAACCCGAGGACGTTGCGCTGTTCCAGTATACCGGCGGGACGACCGGTTTGCCGAAGGCGGCGATGCTCACCCATCGCAATCTGGTGGCAAATACCGTCCAGGTGGCGTCGTGGCTCACAAAGACCGACTATGGCGCCGAGAAGATGATGTGCGCTATTCCGTTCTTCCATGTCTATGGCATGACGGTCGCAATGATCTACGGTCTTTACCTGGGTGGCGAGTTGACGATTGTTCCCAACCCGCGCGAACTCGATCATGTGATGGATGTGATGCAGCGCGAGCGTTCGACCCTCTTCCCCGGTGTGCCGGCGATGTATATTCGGATTGTCAACCATCCGCGCATCAATGAGTATGATTTGAAGTCGATCAAAGCCTGTATCAGCGGTTCGGCGCCGCTGCCCATCGAAGTCCAGGAGAAGTTCGGTCAGATCACCGGCGGACGCCTGGTTGAAGGCTTCGGGATGACGGAACTCTCGCCGGTCTCGCACTGCAACCCGGTGTTCGGTAAACGGAAGAAGGGATCGATTGGCATTCCGCTGCCGGATGTCGATGCGAAGATCATCGATCTGGAAACGGGTGAGGATATTCCGTTCGGGTCGGACAAGGAAGGCGAACTGGTCGTCAAGGGTCCGATGGTGATGAAGGGGTACTGGAATCGTCCCGAGGAGACCGAAGCGACGTTCACTCCCGATGGTTGGCTGCGCACCGGGGATATTTGCAAGGTCGATGAAGAGGGATACTTCTACATCGTGGACCGCAAGAAGGATATGATGATCGCGTCGGGGTACAAGGTGTTGCCGCGCGATGTCGAGGAAGTGCTCTTCACCCATCCCAAGGTGCTCGAAGCCGTGGTTGTCGGCATTCCGCATCCAACGCGCGGTGATGACACGATTAAGGCGTTCATCGTGCTCAAACCAGGTGAGAGTGCAACGCCCGACGAAATTCGTGAGTTCTGCAAGCAGCACCTCGCGCCGTATAAGGTGCCGCGTGAGGTCGAGTTCCGCGCCGAACTGCCCAAGACGATGGTCGGCAAAGTGTTGCGGCGCGTGTTGATCGAAGAAGAAAAGGCAAAACTCGCGGGCGCGCCAGCGATGGAAACCGCAGGTGCGTCGTCTGCCAGAGGATAA
- a CDS encoding CpXC domain-containing protein gives MSISYAELASLTCPVCRTSFEAEIWTIVDARERPDLAGMLLSGELNMVTCPQCGHQADAGGPLLVHDPDGRRVYFAAPADAPEHVWRERARELLYVLVGSLPEEARLPYLGDVQVEVESGGVRKALLRRGRRFAPPPSIAPKPSRNVHTSSPPVERLDIAAAPDAVVVAIEELIAADTATEAAAVVNRHPVLATPDADVVIEQLISAARAHGEHDIARALTEARVLLHDLRAGVAPGDRQDTRAAPALADVEGIRLADVAYQAFLRTESLPALREAVADYPVLLEPWADEDLAARVDAALDEGNEHLAQAIELRRDALTRLRVEMTGAEGLHQAIDALLRAGHEPDALAAVVGEYPALLTDAAHTALFELAAGARARGDHALAEYAVECRALLRRVREGLQEE, from the coding sequence ATGTCGATCTCGTATGCCGAACTTGCTTCGCTGACATGTCCCGTCTGCCGCACGTCGTTCGAGGCGGAGATTTGGACGATTGTCGATGCGCGGGAACGTCCCGATCTGGCGGGTATGTTGCTGTCGGGCGAACTGAACATGGTGACCTGCCCACAGTGCGGTCATCAGGCGGATGCGGGCGGCCCGCTGCTCGTCCACGATCCGGACGGGCGGCGTGTCTATTTTGCAGCGCCTGCCGATGCTCCCGAACATGTGTGGCGCGAACGGGCGCGGGAATTGCTGTATGTGCTGGTCGGCAGCCTTCCCGAAGAAGCGCGTCTTCCTTATCTCGGCGATGTGCAGGTGGAAGTCGAGTCCGGCGGCGTGCGCAAGGCGCTGCTGCGTCGCGGCAGGCGCTTCGCTCCACCTCCGTCGATTGCTCCCAAACCTTCCCGCAATGTTCACACGTCTTCTCCTCCGGTTGAACGATTGGATATCGCTGCCGCGCCCGATGCGGTTGTCGTAGCCATTGAGGAACTGATTGCCGCCGATACCGCTACAGAGGCGGCTGCGGTGGTCAATCGGCATCCCGTCCTTGCGACACCGGATGCCGATGTGGTCATCGAACAACTCATCAGCGCTGCGCGCGCGCACGGGGAACACGACATCGCGCGCGCACTGACCGAGGCGCGGGTGTTGCTCCACGATCTGCGCGCTGGTGTGGCGCCCGGCGATCGGCAGGATACGCGCGCTGCTCCTGCTCTCGCTGATGTCGAAGGAATACGCCTCGCGGACGTGGCGTATCAAGCGTTTCTGCGCACCGAAAGCCTCCCTGCGTTGCGTGAAGCCGTCGCCGATTATCCGGTTCTGCTCGAACCGTGGGCGGACGAGGACCTGGCAGCGCGTGTCGATGCCGCGCTGGACGAGGGGAACGAACATCTGGCGCAGGCGATTGAACTGCGCCGTGATGCGCTTACGCGCCTGCGCGTAGAAATGACCGGCGCTGAAGGGTTGCATCAGGCGATCGATGCGCTATTGCGCGCTGGTCACGAGCCTGATGCGCTCGCGGCAGTCGTTGGCGAGTATCCTGCACTGCTGACCGATGCGGCGCACACTGCGCTGTTCGAACTGGCTGCTGGCGCCCGCGCTCGCGGCGATCACGCGCTGGCAGAGTATGCGGTTGAGTGCCGCGCTTTACTTCGTCGTGTTCGAGAGGGGCTTCAGGAGGAGTGA